One Danio rerio strain Tuebingen ecotype United States chromosome 22, GRCz12tu, whole genome shotgun sequence genomic window carries:
- the ticam1 gene encoding TIR domain-containing adapter molecule 1 (The RefSeq protein has 23 substitutions compared to this genomic sequence) — MAEGGMKPSEGGCPNLGKVFEILSQAPQERLFSLTYKMGRKPTEELVHAMCLIFLKKHEAAHAKLTAIKDSRVGNYLAEMIKTHGERLNCSHIGGFMQTDVNSLLDIARIFAILVQESLCDKSHRDKAYCKAVESCKTAGLLSLDIEEEVKQVCGPDVISTSNSELPTEMCNPNSLKVSDINPDPLPPNSNLDVSSYYLEISSPTASEGNIEESKPMSLHTPTEFKSQNNLRSCHDKSTNIFANSQAQTAVVNDTASSNRCRHDSRPSQFVMSKNTNFSSSPNDGAKPKAQPINANDRKPPTQDNSFHPTLLSDIDETFYAFVILHEAEDADEAQRLREKLEGIISANGATFSEDFAQAGRSTLRCIEDAIDNSAFVLLLLTQNFKSNQSMTTTDSAIVNSLEHHHKLNSVIPLLPRENRLSRKNIPLVLQTKVPLDESNRTFERKALKALSQDAVEKQRKIWMKKQTLKKLEEEYKRRQEENFINANLRLEREKLARLKLESESPHNNMFHSSSAQPPSCGPMLQQHDSWPQKPSYIHIENAQNIMIGNHSTMNFEHTKSSAEES; from the coding sequence ATGGCAGAAGGTGGAATGAAGCCTTCAGAGGGAGGATGTCCGAATCTCGGCAAGGTCTTTGAGATTCTGTCCCAAGCTCCGCAAGAGCGACTGTTCAGCCTGACGTACAAAATGGGCCGCAAACCATCTGAGGAACTGGTTCATGCCATGTGTTTGATTTTCCTGAAGAAACACGAAGCAGCACATGCTAAGCTAACAGCTATCAAAGATAGCACGGTTGGAAACTACTTGGCGGAAATGATCAAAACTCATGGAGAGCGCTTGAACTGTAGCCACATTGGTGGTTTTATGCAAACGGATGTCAATTGGTTATTGGATATCGCAAGAATTTTCGCCATTTTGGTGCAGGAGAGTTTGTGCGACAAGTCGCACAGAGACAAAGCTTACTGCACAGCACATGAATCATGCAGAACCACTGATGTGCCACCGTTAGACATAGAAGAGGAAGTTAAGCAAGTCTGCGGGCCTGACGTTATCAGTACATCAAACTCAGAACTTCCTACGGAAATGTGCAATCCTAATTCTCTCAAGGTATCAGACATAAACCCCGATCCATTACCTCCGAATTCAAATTCGGTTGTAAGTTCCTATTATCTTGAAATTAGCTCGCCTACTGCTTCAGAAGGCAATATCGAAGAATCAAAGCCGATGAGCCTCCACACGCCAACAGAATTCAAAAGTCAAAACAACTCACGAAGTTGTCATGATAAACCAACAAATATTTTCGCAAACAGCCAAGCGCAGACTGCAGTAGTCAATGACACAGCCAGTTCGAATCGGTGTCGCCATGACAGCAGACCCTCACAATTTGTGACGTCCAAAAACACTAATTTTTCATCCAGCCCAAATGATGGCGCCAAACCCAAAGCTCAACCCATAAATGCTAACGATCGCAAACCACCAACTCAAGATAACAGTTTTTACCCTACAGTCTCAAGCGATATAGACGAAACCTTTTACGCCTTCGTGATCTTACATGAAGCCGAAGATGCTGATGAAGCACAAAGACTAAGGGAAAAACTTGAGGGAATCATTTCCGCAAATGGCGCAACGTTCTCCGAAGACTTTGCCCAAGCGGGAAGATCGACGTTAAGATGTATCGAGGACGCTATCGATAACTCTGCGTTCGCGTTACTACTGCTTACCCAGAACTTCAAATCCAACCAAAGCATGACGACCACAGATTCTGCGATTGTAAATTCGCTGGAACACCACCACAAGCTGAACTCCGTCATTCCGCTGCTACCTCGCGAGAATCGATTGTCGCGCAAAAATATTCCATTGGTGCTTCAGACGAAGGTGCCTCTCGATGAAAGCAACAGAACGTTCGAACGCAAGGCCTTAAAGGCCTTATCGCAGGATGCTGTggaaaaacaaaggaaaatttggatgaaaaagcaaacatttaaaaaactagaGGAGGAATACAAGAGACGACAGGAGGAGAATTTCATAAATGCAAACTTACGACTAGAAAGGGAAAAATTGGCGCGACTAAAACTAGAAAGTGAATCTCCGCATAATAACATGTTTCATTCATCATCTGCTCAACCTCCGTCATGTGGACCGATGCTTCAACAACATGACCCGTGGTCGCAGAAACCATCGTACATCCATATTGAGAATGCGCAGAACATTATGATCGGAAATCATTCAACGATGAATTTTGAGCACACTAAAAGCTCAGCCGAAGAGTCGTAG